From one Callithrix jacchus isolate 240 chromosome 2, calJac240_pri, whole genome shotgun sequence genomic stretch:
- the SUB1 gene encoding activated RNA polymerase II transcriptional coactivator p15, which translates to MPKSKELVSSSSSGSDSDSEVDKKLKRKKQVAPEKPVKKQKTGETSRALSSSKQSSSSRDDNMFQIGKMRYVSVRDFKGKVLIDIREYWMDPEGEMKPGRKGISLNPEQWSQLKEQISDIDDAVRKL; encoded by the exons atgcCTAAATCAAAGGAACTTGTTTCTTCAAGCTCTTCTGGCAGTGATTCTGACAGTGAGGTTGACAAAAAG ttaaagAGGAAAAAGCAAGTTGCTCCAGAAAAACCTGTAAAGAAGCAAAAGACAGGTGAAACTTCGAGAGCTCTGTCATCTTCTAaacagagcagcagcagcagagatgATAACATGTTTCAG ATTGGGAAAATGAGGTATGTTAGTGTTCGAGATTTTAAAGGGAAAGTGCTAATTGATATTAGAGAATATTGGATGGATCCAGAAGGTGAAATGAAACCAGGAAGAAAAG gtatttctttaaatCCAGAACAATGGAGCCAGCTGAAGGAACAGATTTCTGACATTGATGATGCAGTAAGAAAACTGTAA